The following coding sequences lie in one Syngnathus scovelli strain Florida chromosome 1, RoL_Ssco_1.2, whole genome shotgun sequence genomic window:
- the slc44a1b gene encoding choline transporter-like protein 1 isoform X3, with translation MEASRPEDQLHYRLKRTKREWRPLEDRSCTDLPWFLLFIIFCVGMGSVCAFTVVSGGAARLVLGYDSYGNTCGQRNPPLEGVRLSGLDHTERKFVFFLDPCNIDIVQRKMKSVALCVALCPPHVLHTYNDLTTFATLNGSELCSYELAGHKYPSLPERFTKCPKLPVPPSKPLPLFNRCTPVDISCYSKFAEAVVTFVGDDSFLHRVIAGVAASKEVIVGLCLLALVLSMTLTVIIRYISAVLVWILTSVAVLGSLAGTSILWWFYVDHRLHRNDTNAEPAKEEEPGQDDDQTLLVYAIAASVFTVILLLLMLFMRKRVALAIALFHVAGKVFIHLPLLVLQPFVTFLVLLLFWIYWVLVLLFLGTSGEAVHNEESGLTEFRLTGRLEYLTWFHAVGLLWITEFILACQQMTVAGAVVTYYFTRDKKRLPAWPIVRAALRLLRYHVGTVAKGSFIITLVKIPRLLLIYVHKQLKGKENACARCALKSCICCLWCLEKCLNYLNQNAYAATAINSTGFCTSARDAFVLLVENALRVATVNAMGDFVLFLGKILIVTTTAFAGVVLLNARRDYAEWVLPLVIVCLFAFLVAHCFLSVFEMVVDVLFLCFAIDTKYNDGTPGKEFFMDKALMELVERSRRTERVVGRGRSRVKEAPSEGAEMKPMAPGTSSA, from the exons ATGGAGGCCAGTCGTCCGGAGGACCAACTTCACTACAGGTTGAAG AGGACAAAGAGAGAATGGAGACCACTGGAGGATCGAAGCTGCACTGACCTGCCCTGGTTCCTGCTCTTCATCATCTTCTGTGTCGGCATG ggcagcgtgtGCGCCTTCACGGTGGTGTCGGGAGGCGCGGCCCGGCTGGTCCTGGGCTACGACAGCTACGGCAACACGTGCGGACAACGGAACCCACCCTTGGAGGGCGTCCGGCTCAGTGGCCTGGACCACACGGAAAGGAA GTTCGTCTTCTTCTTGGATCCTTGCAACATCGACATCGTTCAGCGGAAGATGAAATCAGTGGCGCTCTGCGTGGCCCTCTGCCCCCCGCACGTCCTCCACACGTACAATGACCTCACGACTTTTGCCACGCTCAATG GTTCTGAGTTGTGTTCCTACGAGTTAGCGGGTCACAAGTACCCCAGTCTACCCGAGAGGTTCACCAAGTGTCCCAAACTACCTGTCCCGCCCAG CAAGCCTTTGCCGCTCTTCAACCGCTGCACGCCCGTGGACATCTCGTGTTACTCCAAGTTCGCCGAAGCCGTGGTGACCTTCGTCGGCGACGACTCCTTCCTGCACCGGGTCatcgccggcgtggcggccagcAAAGAAGTCATCGTAGGACTTTGTCTCCTCGCGCTGG TGTTGTCGATGACGCTGACGGTGATCATTCGCTACATCTCGGCGGTACTGGTGTGGATCCTCACCTCGGTGGCGGTGCTCGGCTCTCTAG CGGGGACCAGCATCCTGTGGTGGTTCTACGTGGACCACCGTCTCCACAGAAACGACACCAACGCCGAACCGGCCAAAGAGGAAGAACCGGGACAGGACGACGACCAGACGCTGCTGGTCTACGCCATCGCCGCCTCCGTCTTCACG GTGATCCTACTGCTGTTGATGCTCTTCATGAGGAAGCGCGTGGCACTTGCCATCGCCTTGTTCCACGTGGCCGGAAAAGTTTTCATCCACCTGCCGCTGCTGGTGCTGCAGCCCTTCGTGACCTTCCTCGTGCTGCTCCTCTTCTGGATCTACTGGGTCCTCGTTCTGCTCTTCCTGGGAACCAGCG GGGAGGCGGTGCACAATGAGGAGTCGGGCCTGACCGAGTTCCGTCTGACGGGTCGCTTGGAGTACCTGACGTGGTTCCATGCCGTGGGCCTGCTGTGGATCACCGAGTTCATCTTGGCCTGCCAGCAGATGACGGTGGCGGGCGCCGTGGTCACCTACTATTTCACCAG GGACAAGAAGCGCCTTCCGGCGTGGCCCATCGTGCGTGCGGCCTTGCGGCTGCTGAGGTATCACGTGGGCACGGTGGCCAAAGGCTCCTTCATCATCACGCTGGTCAAGATCCCCAGACTCCTCCTCATCTACGTGCACAAGCAGCTCAAAGGGAAG GAGAACGCGTGCGCTCGCTGCGCGCTCAAGTCGTGCATCTGCTGCTTGTGGTGTTTGGAGAAGTGCCTCAATTATCTCAATCAG AACGCTTACGCAGCCACGGCCATCAACAGTACGGGCTTCTGCACGTCGGCGCGAGACGCTTTTGTCCTGCTGGTGGAGAACGCCCTGCGAGTGGCCACCGTCAACGCCATGGGGGACTTTGTGCTCTTCCTGGGGAAG ATCCTGATCGTCACCACCACGGCGTTCGCCGGCGTGGTGCTGCTCAATGCGCGGCGGGATTATGCCGAGTGGGTGCTGCCCCTGGTCATCGTTTGTCTGTTCGCCTTCCTGGTGGCGCACTGCTTCCTGTCTGTCTTCGAGATGGTGGTCGACGTACTCTTCCTTTGCTTCGCCATCGACACCAAGTACAACGACGGCACGCCGGGAAAGGAGTTCTTCATGGACAAAGCTCTCATG GAACTGGTGGAGCGCAGCCGGCGCACCGAGCGGGTGGTTGGCCGGGGGCGGAGCCGAGTCAAGGAGGCGCCGTCGGAGGGGGCGGAGATGAAACCCATG GCTCCCGGGACGAGTTCGGCTTGA
- the slc44a1b gene encoding choline transporter-like protein 1 isoform X1, translated as MEASRPEDQLHYRLKRTKREWRPLEDRSCTDLPWFLLFIIFCVGMGSVCAFTVVSGGAARLVLGYDSYGNTCGQRNPPLEGVRLSGLDHTERKFVFFLDPCNIDIVQRKMKSVALCVALCPPHVLHTYNDLTTFATLNGSELCSYELAGHKYPSLPERFTKCPKLPVPPSKPLPLFNRCTPVDISCYSKFAEAVVTFVGDDSFLHRVIAGVAASKEVIVGLCLLALVLSMTLTVIIRYISAVLVWILTSVAVLGSLAGTSILWWFYVDHRLHRNDTNAEPAKEEEPGQDDDQTLLVYAIAASVFTVILLLLMLFMRKRVALAIALFHVAGKVFIHLPLLVLQPFVTFLVLLLFWIYWVLVLLFLGTSGEAVHNEESGLTEFRLTGRLEYLTWFHAVGLLWITEFILACQQMTVAGAVVTYYFTRDKKRLPAWPIVRAALRLLRYHVGTVAKGSFIITLVKIPRLLLIYVHKQLKGKENACARCALKSCICCLWCLEKCLNYLNQNAYAATAINSTGFCTSARDAFVLLVENALRVATVNAMGDFVLFLGKILIVTTTAFAGVVLLNARRDYAEWVLPLVIVCLFAFLVAHCFLSVFEMVVDVLFLCFAIDTKYNDGTPGKEFFMDKALMELVERSRRTERVVGRGRSRVKEAPSEGAEMKPMVSAGGDPGGGASISVYVEWEELEEFQVYYLLVAVFLDYALTPHANFLLCLSHDVFLFLCVYLPTSSLFLFGRLLGEPASSAPPIPTGSASQSHCTDRTDRKH; from the exons ATGGAGGCCAGTCGTCCGGAGGACCAACTTCACTACAGGTTGAAG AGGACAAAGAGAGAATGGAGACCACTGGAGGATCGAAGCTGCACTGACCTGCCCTGGTTCCTGCTCTTCATCATCTTCTGTGTCGGCATG ggcagcgtgtGCGCCTTCACGGTGGTGTCGGGAGGCGCGGCCCGGCTGGTCCTGGGCTACGACAGCTACGGCAACACGTGCGGACAACGGAACCCACCCTTGGAGGGCGTCCGGCTCAGTGGCCTGGACCACACGGAAAGGAA GTTCGTCTTCTTCTTGGATCCTTGCAACATCGACATCGTTCAGCGGAAGATGAAATCAGTGGCGCTCTGCGTGGCCCTCTGCCCCCCGCACGTCCTCCACACGTACAATGACCTCACGACTTTTGCCACGCTCAATG GTTCTGAGTTGTGTTCCTACGAGTTAGCGGGTCACAAGTACCCCAGTCTACCCGAGAGGTTCACCAAGTGTCCCAAACTACCTGTCCCGCCCAG CAAGCCTTTGCCGCTCTTCAACCGCTGCACGCCCGTGGACATCTCGTGTTACTCCAAGTTCGCCGAAGCCGTGGTGACCTTCGTCGGCGACGACTCCTTCCTGCACCGGGTCatcgccggcgtggcggccagcAAAGAAGTCATCGTAGGACTTTGTCTCCTCGCGCTGG TGTTGTCGATGACGCTGACGGTGATCATTCGCTACATCTCGGCGGTACTGGTGTGGATCCTCACCTCGGTGGCGGTGCTCGGCTCTCTAG CGGGGACCAGCATCCTGTGGTGGTTCTACGTGGACCACCGTCTCCACAGAAACGACACCAACGCCGAACCGGCCAAAGAGGAAGAACCGGGACAGGACGACGACCAGACGCTGCTGGTCTACGCCATCGCCGCCTCCGTCTTCACG GTGATCCTACTGCTGTTGATGCTCTTCATGAGGAAGCGCGTGGCACTTGCCATCGCCTTGTTCCACGTGGCCGGAAAAGTTTTCATCCACCTGCCGCTGCTGGTGCTGCAGCCCTTCGTGACCTTCCTCGTGCTGCTCCTCTTCTGGATCTACTGGGTCCTCGTTCTGCTCTTCCTGGGAACCAGCG GGGAGGCGGTGCACAATGAGGAGTCGGGCCTGACCGAGTTCCGTCTGACGGGTCGCTTGGAGTACCTGACGTGGTTCCATGCCGTGGGCCTGCTGTGGATCACCGAGTTCATCTTGGCCTGCCAGCAGATGACGGTGGCGGGCGCCGTGGTCACCTACTATTTCACCAG GGACAAGAAGCGCCTTCCGGCGTGGCCCATCGTGCGTGCGGCCTTGCGGCTGCTGAGGTATCACGTGGGCACGGTGGCCAAAGGCTCCTTCATCATCACGCTGGTCAAGATCCCCAGACTCCTCCTCATCTACGTGCACAAGCAGCTCAAAGGGAAG GAGAACGCGTGCGCTCGCTGCGCGCTCAAGTCGTGCATCTGCTGCTTGTGGTGTTTGGAGAAGTGCCTCAATTATCTCAATCAG AACGCTTACGCAGCCACGGCCATCAACAGTACGGGCTTCTGCACGTCGGCGCGAGACGCTTTTGTCCTGCTGGTGGAGAACGCCCTGCGAGTGGCCACCGTCAACGCCATGGGGGACTTTGTGCTCTTCCTGGGGAAG ATCCTGATCGTCACCACCACGGCGTTCGCCGGCGTGGTGCTGCTCAATGCGCGGCGGGATTATGCCGAGTGGGTGCTGCCCCTGGTCATCGTTTGTCTGTTCGCCTTCCTGGTGGCGCACTGCTTCCTGTCTGTCTTCGAGATGGTGGTCGACGTACTCTTCCTTTGCTTCGCCATCGACACCAAGTACAACGACGGCACGCCGGGAAAGGAGTTCTTCATGGACAAAGCTCTCATG GAACTGGTGGAGCGCAGCCGGCGCACCGAGCGGGTGGTTGGCCGGGGGCGGAGCCGAGTCAAGGAGGCGCCGTCGGAGGGGGCGGAGATGAAACCCATGGTGAGTGCGGGAGGTGATCCAGGGGGTGGGGCCAGCATCAGCGTGTATGTGGAGtgggaggagctggaggagttCCAGGTCTACTACCTCCTGGTGGCCGTCTTCCTGGACTACGCGTTGACGCCACACGCCAACTTCCTGTTGTGCCTCAGCCACGACGTCTTCCTTTTCCTGTGCGTctatctgcccacctcctccctctTCCTCTTCGGACGCCTGCTGGGCGAGCCCGCGAGCTCCGCCCCTCCCATACCAACTGGCtccgccagccaatcgcactgCACTGACAGAACCGACCGCAAGCACTGA
- the slc44a1b gene encoding choline transporter-like protein 1 isoform X2 — MGCCGSAERTKREWRPLEDRSCTDLPWFLLFIIFCVGMGSVCAFTVVSGGAARLVLGYDSYGNTCGQRNPPLEGVRLSGLDHTERKFVFFLDPCNIDIVQRKMKSVALCVALCPPHVLHTYNDLTTFATLNGSELCSYELAGHKYPSLPERFTKCPKLPVPPSKPLPLFNRCTPVDISCYSKFAEAVVTFVGDDSFLHRVIAGVAASKEVIVGLCLLALVLSMTLTVIIRYISAVLVWILTSVAVLGSLAGTSILWWFYVDHRLHRNDTNAEPAKEEEPGQDDDQTLLVYAIAASVFTVILLLLMLFMRKRVALAIALFHVAGKVFIHLPLLVLQPFVTFLVLLLFWIYWVLVLLFLGTSGEAVHNEESGLTEFRLTGRLEYLTWFHAVGLLWITEFILACQQMTVAGAVVTYYFTRDKKRLPAWPIVRAALRLLRYHVGTVAKGSFIITLVKIPRLLLIYVHKQLKGKENACARCALKSCICCLWCLEKCLNYLNQNAYAATAINSTGFCTSARDAFVLLVENALRVATVNAMGDFVLFLGKILIVTTTAFAGVVLLNARRDYAEWVLPLVIVCLFAFLVAHCFLSVFEMVVDVLFLCFAIDTKYNDGTPGKEFFMDKALMELVERSRRTERVVGRGRSRVKEAPSEGAEMKPMVSAGGDPGGGASISVYVEWEELEEFQVYYLLVAVFLDYALTPHANFLLCLSHDVFLFLCVYLPTSSLFLFGRLLGEPASSAPPIPTGSASQSHCTDRTDRKH; from the exons ATGGGATGCTGCGGGAGCGCGGAG AGGACAAAGAGAGAATGGAGACCACTGGAGGATCGAAGCTGCACTGACCTGCCCTGGTTCCTGCTCTTCATCATCTTCTGTGTCGGCATG ggcagcgtgtGCGCCTTCACGGTGGTGTCGGGAGGCGCGGCCCGGCTGGTCCTGGGCTACGACAGCTACGGCAACACGTGCGGACAACGGAACCCACCCTTGGAGGGCGTCCGGCTCAGTGGCCTGGACCACACGGAAAGGAA GTTCGTCTTCTTCTTGGATCCTTGCAACATCGACATCGTTCAGCGGAAGATGAAATCAGTGGCGCTCTGCGTGGCCCTCTGCCCCCCGCACGTCCTCCACACGTACAATGACCTCACGACTTTTGCCACGCTCAATG GTTCTGAGTTGTGTTCCTACGAGTTAGCGGGTCACAAGTACCCCAGTCTACCCGAGAGGTTCACCAAGTGTCCCAAACTACCTGTCCCGCCCAG CAAGCCTTTGCCGCTCTTCAACCGCTGCACGCCCGTGGACATCTCGTGTTACTCCAAGTTCGCCGAAGCCGTGGTGACCTTCGTCGGCGACGACTCCTTCCTGCACCGGGTCatcgccggcgtggcggccagcAAAGAAGTCATCGTAGGACTTTGTCTCCTCGCGCTGG TGTTGTCGATGACGCTGACGGTGATCATTCGCTACATCTCGGCGGTACTGGTGTGGATCCTCACCTCGGTGGCGGTGCTCGGCTCTCTAG CGGGGACCAGCATCCTGTGGTGGTTCTACGTGGACCACCGTCTCCACAGAAACGACACCAACGCCGAACCGGCCAAAGAGGAAGAACCGGGACAGGACGACGACCAGACGCTGCTGGTCTACGCCATCGCCGCCTCCGTCTTCACG GTGATCCTACTGCTGTTGATGCTCTTCATGAGGAAGCGCGTGGCACTTGCCATCGCCTTGTTCCACGTGGCCGGAAAAGTTTTCATCCACCTGCCGCTGCTGGTGCTGCAGCCCTTCGTGACCTTCCTCGTGCTGCTCCTCTTCTGGATCTACTGGGTCCTCGTTCTGCTCTTCCTGGGAACCAGCG GGGAGGCGGTGCACAATGAGGAGTCGGGCCTGACCGAGTTCCGTCTGACGGGTCGCTTGGAGTACCTGACGTGGTTCCATGCCGTGGGCCTGCTGTGGATCACCGAGTTCATCTTGGCCTGCCAGCAGATGACGGTGGCGGGCGCCGTGGTCACCTACTATTTCACCAG GGACAAGAAGCGCCTTCCGGCGTGGCCCATCGTGCGTGCGGCCTTGCGGCTGCTGAGGTATCACGTGGGCACGGTGGCCAAAGGCTCCTTCATCATCACGCTGGTCAAGATCCCCAGACTCCTCCTCATCTACGTGCACAAGCAGCTCAAAGGGAAG GAGAACGCGTGCGCTCGCTGCGCGCTCAAGTCGTGCATCTGCTGCTTGTGGTGTTTGGAGAAGTGCCTCAATTATCTCAATCAG AACGCTTACGCAGCCACGGCCATCAACAGTACGGGCTTCTGCACGTCGGCGCGAGACGCTTTTGTCCTGCTGGTGGAGAACGCCCTGCGAGTGGCCACCGTCAACGCCATGGGGGACTTTGTGCTCTTCCTGGGGAAG ATCCTGATCGTCACCACCACGGCGTTCGCCGGCGTGGTGCTGCTCAATGCGCGGCGGGATTATGCCGAGTGGGTGCTGCCCCTGGTCATCGTTTGTCTGTTCGCCTTCCTGGTGGCGCACTGCTTCCTGTCTGTCTTCGAGATGGTGGTCGACGTACTCTTCCTTTGCTTCGCCATCGACACCAAGTACAACGACGGCACGCCGGGAAAGGAGTTCTTCATGGACAAAGCTCTCATG GAACTGGTGGAGCGCAGCCGGCGCACCGAGCGGGTGGTTGGCCGGGGGCGGAGCCGAGTCAAGGAGGCGCCGTCGGAGGGGGCGGAGATGAAACCCATGGTGAGTGCGGGAGGTGATCCAGGGGGTGGGGCCAGCATCAGCGTGTATGTGGAGtgggaggagctggaggagttCCAGGTCTACTACCTCCTGGTGGCCGTCTTCCTGGACTACGCGTTGACGCCACACGCCAACTTCCTGTTGTGCCTCAGCCACGACGTCTTCCTTTTCCTGTGCGTctatctgcccacctcctccctctTCCTCTTCGGACGCCTGCTGGGCGAGCCCGCGAGCTCCGCCCCTCCCATACCAACTGGCtccgccagccaatcgcactgCACTGACAGAACCGACCGCAAGCACTGA